One window of Trifolium pratense cultivar HEN17-A07 linkage group LG5, ARS_RC_1.1, whole genome shotgun sequence genomic DNA carries:
- the LOC123882856 gene encoding uncharacterized protein LOC123882856: MDPNNSSNYPNNSQNPNNYQNSNNYQNPNNYQNPHNYQNSNQFFNQHPQNTPNFGLTPNFNQSSFVPNFHPYYGTMLRNSSQTPPFNGYMPMVNEIFSSGGTTNFPEFSTQITIANEDSTPKSKKNQQPSWNTEQNLVLISGWIKFGTSSVVGKNQKDETYWGQIADYCNEHCSFDPPRDGVACRNRFNYMNKILGKWIGAYDGAKRLQGSGWSENDVLAKAQEIYACGKNVRFTLMEEWNALRDQPRYSSQVGSGSSGSKRSHENGAPRSRKYVNRDHPAANQRLIDDYFANEPTYDDAMFRRRYRMQKHLFLRIVGDLSSSDNYFTQRADAAKKEGISPLAKCTTAMRMLAYGMTADAVDEYIKIGGTTALECLRRFCKGIIRLYEQEYLRAPTQDDLQKILHVSELRGFPGMIGSIDCMHWEWKNCPKAWEGQFTRGDKGTTTVILEAVASHDLWIWHAFFGCPGTLNDINVLDRSPVFDDVEQGKTPSVNFYVNQRPYDMTYYLADGIYPSYPTFVKSIRLPQSEPDKLFAKYQEGCRKDIERAFGVLQARFKIIREPARLWDIADLSIIMRSCIILHNMIVEDERDSYAQRWTDFEQSEESGSSAPRAYSTEVLPAFANHVRARSEFRDQKTHHELQADLVKHIWTKFGMFQD; the protein is encoded by the exons atggatcccaacaattcttctaattatcccaacaattctcaaaatcccaacaattatcaaaactccaacaattatcaaaaccccaacaattatcaaaatccccacaattatcaaaattcaaatcaatttttcaatcaacatcctcaaaacacacctaattttggtttaacaccaaatttcaaccaatcatcCTTTGTTCCAAACTTTCATCCATATTATGGAACTATGTTGAGAAATTCATCTCAAACACCCCCATTTAATGGTTACATGCCGATGGTTAATGAAATTTTTTCGAGTGGTGGTACAACTAACTTTCCCGAATTTTCAACACAAATAACTATTGCTAATGAAGATTCAACTCCTAAGAGCAAGAAAAACCAGCAACCATCATGGAACACTGAACAAAATTTGGTGCTAATTAGTGGGTGGATCAAATTTGGAACAAGCAGTGTTGTCGGGAAAAACCAGAAAGATGAAACATATTGGGGTCAAATTGCTGACTATTGTAATGAGCATTGCTCATTCGATCCTCCGCGTGATGGAGTTGCATGCCGAAACCGTTTTaattatatgaacaaaatacTGGGTAAATGGATTGGCGCTTATGATGGCGCTAAGCGTCTCCAAGGAAGTGGTTGGTCCGAGAATGATGTTTTGGCAAAAGCGCAGGAAATATATGCATGTGGGAAGAATGTTCGGTTCACTTTAATGGAAGAATGGAATGCTCTCCGTGATCAACCACGTTATAGTAGTCAAGTAGGATCTGGAAGTAGTGGATCTAAGAGATCTCACGAGA ATGGTGCACCTCGTAGTAGAAAATATGTCAATAGAGATCATCCAGCTGCAAACCAAAGACTAATTGACGACTACTTTGCCAATGAGCCTACATATGACGATGCAATGTTTCGTCGTCGGTACCGcatgcaaaaacatcttttccTTCGAATCGTTGGGGACCTTTCAAGTAGTGATAACTACTTCACCCAACGAGCTGATGCTGCCAAGAAAGAAGGTATATCACCTTTAGCAAAATGTACCACAGCAATGCGAATGTTAGCATACGGTATGACAGCAGATGCGGTCGATGAGTACATCAAAATAGGAGGTACTACTGCATTAGAGTGCTTACGTAGATTTTGTAAAGGAATCATACGATTGTATGAGCAAGAGTATCTCAGAGCACCAACCCAAGATGACCTGCAAAAAATACTACATGTAAGTGAACTACGGGGGTTCCCAGGGATGATTGGGAGTATTGACTGCATGCACTGGGAGTGGAAAAATTGTCCTAAAGCATGGGAAGGTCAATTTACTAGGGGGGATAAGGGAACCACCACAGTTATTCTTGAAGCAGTTGCATCTCATGATCTATGGATCTGGCATGCCTTTTTTGGATGTCCGGGGACGTTGAACGACATAAACGTTCTAGACCGTTCACCTGTTTTTGATGATGTGGAACAGGGAAAGACTCCAAGTGTGAATTTCTATGTGAATCAACGTCCCTATGATATGACATACTATCTAGCCGATGGTATCTACCCTTCTTATCCAACGTTCGTCAAATCTATTAGACTTCCTCAAAGTGAACCCGATAAGTTATTTGCAAAATATCAGGAGGGATGTCGGAAGGACATCGAACGTGCATTTGGAGTGCTTCAAGCTCGTTTTAAAATCATCCGTGAACCAGCTCGCTTGTGGGACATAGCCGATCTGAGTATCATCATGAGGTCTTGCATCATATTACATAATATGATTGTTGAGGATGAACGAGATTCATATGCTCAACGTTGGACCGATTTTGAGCAGTCTGAGGAAAGTGGATCTAGTGCACCGCGAGCATATTCAACCGAGGTATTACCCGCTTTTGCAAATCATGTGCGTGCTAGATCTGAGTTCCGTGATCAAAAAACTCATCACGAATTGCAAGCAGATCTAGTGAAGCACATATGGACAAAATTTGGAATGTTTCAGGATTAA